A region of the Stigmatopora nigra isolate UIUO_SnigA chromosome 10, RoL_Snig_1.1, whole genome shotgun sequence genome:
GGGAGAGACCTGCCCCCCTTCGAGGATGAGTCCGAAGGCCTTTTGGGAGACTCGATCCCGATGGAGGAGGACGAAGGCGGCGACGGCGAGGAGCTGATCGGGGACGGCATGGAGAGGTCGGAGAGAAGCCGCCGTCTTACCGTCGTCCAGGCGACCGGGCGTCCTCACACGTGTTCCCTCGCCGCAGGGACTATCGGGCCATCCCGGCGCTGGACCGCTACGAGGCCGAGGGCCTGGACCTGGACGAGGAAGACCTGTCCGAGCTGTCTCCGGGGGCGCGGGCGGCCGCCGAGGAGGCCATGAGGCGGCGGGATCGCGAGCAGGGCTTCAGTGGACGCCTCAGGAGAGGCCTGCTTTACGGTAAGACCTTCGGAGATGGACATTCTTTTTGTACCAAACCACGAGTTCAAGCTAACGAGTCACCATCTCCAGACagcgacgacgaggacgacgaacGTCCGGCGGCGCGTAGACGGCGGCTGGCCGAGCGGGCGGCGGAGGGCGAGGGTGACGAAGACGAGATGATCGAAAGCATCGAGAACCTGGAGGACATGAAGGTGAGTCGGCGTGAATGTCACaaagtcaatcgcagggcacgagtaGACAAACGACCAATCATTTGTACATTTGAACCGAGGACTCCCACGGTCACTATTCCCCCCCCACATCGTACCCCCGCTCCCCTTTTTTTGACAAGCTCCTTCTGCTCAGGGTCACACTGTGAGGGAGTGGGTGTCCATGCCGGCCCCCCGCCTGGAGATCTACAACCGCTTCAAGAACTTCTTGCGCACGCACGTGGACGAAAGCGGCCACAACGTCTTCAAGGAGAAGATCGGCGACATGTGCAAAGGTGTGCCGGACTTTGTTTAGGACGCTCCGAGCGGACGTTGACGTCAAGTTTTTGTCCCCCGCAGAGAACAAGGAGAGCTTGGTGGTCAACTACGAAGATCTGGCGGCCCGCGAGCACGTGCTGGCTTACTTTCTGCCCGAAGCGCCCTTGGAGATGTTGAAGGTGGGAAAGGAGCGGCGGTGGGAGGAGTCTAGCCAAGACTAGACGGTGTCTCTTTTGTCCCTCAGGTGTTTGACGAGGCGGCCAAAGGCGTGGTGCTGGCCATGTACCCCAAGTACGAGCGCATCGCCCACGAAATCCACGTGCGCATCTGCAACTTGCCCCTGGTGGAGGAAATTCGCTCGCTCAGGTAGgttcttttcttcatttttaaaatgcttcTTTCCATATATATTTTCTGTCTCATGAAAATAGGCTACATTTGATTGTGTAACGCAGGCAACTCCACCTGAACCAACTGATCCGCACCAGCGGGGTGGTGAGCTGCTGCACCGGCGTGCTGCCGCAGCTGGGCATGGTCAAGTACGACTGCGACAAGTGCAAGTTTGTCCTCGGGCCCTTTTTCCAGTCCCAGAACCAGGAGGTCAAGCCGGGCTCCTGTCCCGAGTGCCAGTCCCGGGGACCCTTTGAGATCAACATGGAGCAGGTCGCTTCCTTGCCTCGCTCGTCCTCGCGTTTCATCGCACGGCGCTCACACAACCTCTTCCTCTTCTAGACGGTCTACCAAAACTACCAGAGAATCACCATCCAGGAGAGTCCCGGAAAAGTGGCCGCGGGTCGCCTGCCGCGCTCCAAGGACGCCATCCTGCTGGCCGACCTGGTGGACAGCTGCAAGCCCGGAGACGAAATTGTgagtgttaaaaaataatggcCTCCAAAATCAGAAAAGTGAGCTATAATCTACAAAAACTGGAatattccagttcttttattcaatttattaaaaacaatatctAAAAATGTCCTCACTTAAAatggatgtgactttttttattttttgtgttttcaggaGTTGACGGGCATCTACCACAACAACTACGACGGCGCCTTGAACGTGGCCAACGGCTTCCCGGTCTTCGCCACCGTCATCCTGGCCAATCACATCACGCGGCGAGACCAAGGCGCCGCCGTGGCCGAGCTGACGGATGAGGATGTCAAGGCTGTCGTTGCGCTGTCCAAGGACGAGTGTGTTGGAGAGAGGGTGAGTTTAAacgtagcattttttttgccttattttCTAACGACCCTCCAATGATTTTCTCAGATTTTCGCCAGCATGGCGCCATCCATCTACGGTCACCAAGACATCAAGAGAGCCCTGGCCTTGGCTTTGTTCGGCGGAGAGGCCAAAAATCCCGGTAAGATCATGATTGACAGGGAGATCCCCTTTGCTGACCGTCTGGTGGAAATGGCGCCGTCTGGTGGCCGACTGGTGGTATCTCTACCCTCAAAATACAACAGAAACGTCtccattttcattttacatCCTTCCCTTTAGGCGGGAAACACAAAGTTCGAGGGGACATCAACGTCCTTCTGTGCGGGGACCCCGGGACGGCCAAGTCTCAGTTCCTCAAGTAAGCCTCCTTTGATCGATCGATCGGGTAAGAAAAGGGTGTAAAAAAACGGGTGTCGGCTTCCCCGCACAGGTACGTGGAGAAAGTGGCGAGCCGAGCCGTGTTCACCACGGGCCAGGGCGCCTCGGCGGTGGGCTTGACGGCGTACGTCCAGAAGCACCCCGTCACCCGCGAGTGGACGCTGGAGGCCGGGGCGCTGGTTCTGGCCGACAGGGGCGTCTGCCTCATCGACGAGTTCGACAAGGTATGCCCGGAGGACCGATCGGTCGGCTACCCCGACACCCCGAGTGAACGTCTGCTCGACCCCCCACAGATGAACGACGCCGACCGCACCAGCATCCACGAGGCCATGGAGCAGCAAAGCATCTCCATCTCCAAAGCCGGCATCGTCACCTCCCTGCAGGCCAGGTGCACCGTCATGGCCGCCGCCAACCCCATCGGTAAGTAGGTACCGTAGTAGTAACATATTTAAAAGCCCACATATTCATGGCTTTAATAAGGGTACAAAtacttactttgaagggaaaatcatcaCACAAGATattttatgaatcaaaagcactatttattaattcatccagtaatgcttGTTTACGTACtgctaacaacaacaaatagtaaatgtgacTTTGTCGAcgtctactggtgaaaaagagtatcaCAAGTCTTgcgcgcatataagccataaccTCAATTAAGTAGTCATCATTTATTATTCAATCATGATTATGTTTTTTGATTTAGGAATGACTCGTTTTgtggaaaatgactttttaaattttgcgAAGTGATATCAAAATGTTATGGCGTGTGTTCGCAGGCGGCAGGTACGACCCCTCCTTGACCTTTGCGGAGAACGTGGACCTGACGGAGCCCATCGTGTCACGTTTTGACATCCTGTGCGTGGTCCGGGATACGGTGGATGCCGTACAAGTGCGTTCCTTTCGACTTTTTTTACTCTAAACGTCTAGAGAAAATAGAAAACCATAGAGAATTGTCAACATCAAATCTGAAGTCTGGACCCACTTTGACATCCACCCGGTGTGTTTTCAGGACGAGATGTTGGCCCGCTTCGTGGTGGGTTCTCACGTCAGGCATCACCCCGGCAACAAGGAAGCGGGCGTCATCCCCGAGGACGTCCCCCCGCCCAACTCGTCCGACGTGGAGTCCGTCCCCCAGGAGCTCCTCAGGAAGTACATCCTCTACGCCAAGGACAAGGTAGGCCATAATTTCACGTGTGCTGGACCATTATacccaaaaattaaaatgtctcattcattgagggtgcgccttatagtcctgaaaatacggtacatcgatactcttcatttgaatttgattctaaaacaaagtcggcccgcttgactttcccgggctgcacaaaatgatgtggcgggccacatttggcccccgggccaccactttgacacctatgacgTATATGTTGAGATTCTGTGTCaccgccatttttcttttcagattCATCCTAAACTCAACCAGATGGACCAGGACAAGGTGGCGCGCATTTACGGCGACTTGCGAAAAGAATCCATGGTGAGGACGGGAGTGGCCACCGCCCGAGACCATTCACGCCACTAACGGGCTTGGATTCATTTCAGGCCACGGGCAGCATCCCCATCACGGTACGCCACATCGAGTCGATGATCCGCATGGCGGAGGCGCACGCCAAGATGCACCTGCGCGACTACGTGACGGAGGACGACGTCAACATGGCCATCCGCGTCATGCTGGAGAGCTTCATCGACACGCAGAAGTTCAGCGTGGTCAGGAGCATGCGCAAGGTTGGTCTTTCTAGGTGGGCGGGGCTCGGATCCCCTCCTTTGGCCACGCCCAACCCCGGCCTTCTCCCCGCAGTCGTTCTCCCGCTACCTGTCGTACCGCAAGGACAACAACGAGCTGCTGCTCTTCGTCCTCAAGCAACTGATCGCCGAGCGCGTGTCGTACCAGAGGAACCGCTACGGCTCGCGTGAGGATACGGTGGAGATCCCCGAGAAGGAGCTTCTGGACAAGGTGAGTGGTCATGGAGCGGCCATCTTTGTTTCTGCCCCCCGGCTTGACGAACATTTTTCTCCGGCAGGCTCGGCAGATCAACATCCGCAACCTGACGTCCTTCTACAACAGCGAGCTGTTCCGAGCCAATCGTTTCTCCTACGACGCCAAGAAGAAAGTGCTGTTGCAGGAATTTTGAGGAGGCCCCGCCCACTTGTAAATACGTGTACATGTTCTTCATTGAAATGCTTTTTCTTCTAATCCAGTGTCCTTCGATTCATTGACCGCAGTTGACAAAGCttgcataaaaaacattttaaaatggcctCAGGCCATGTTAGTTGGAGCGCTGTCAAGGACAATGTTAATGAAATCATATCCATTGAGGTCATTTATCAACATATCCTTCATTTATCGGtgtcaaaacactttttttttcaattggaaaCGGGACGGTTGGCAGCAAATAAACTTTTGAGGTGGCTTTCAgtgcctgtaaaaaaaataattaaaaaaactacaacatgCAACGGCAAATACGCCCCACTAGAGGACGCCATTAGAATACCGGCTGCTTCCTGGGAGTATCCGGTATTGATGTTAATGCAGTATCACTTGCGTACACTGGGTAGTCCCAAGTCAAGAGAAAACCAACAATTACTgatgaagaggaaaaagttTACTGAAGAGGAAAAAGTTTACTGACGAGTGACTTAAGTTTACGACTGCATTTTTGGGGTAAGAATTTCCTTACTTTTGCCTCCCTATTCAGTCACGAATGATATTCCCTTACTTACTTAGTCGTCGAGTTGCCATGTTATTAGCTTAGCTTCCGAGCTAATGAACAACGTCCGCTCCAAGTTTTAAAAGACGAGCGTCGCTAGCAAACACAGTGCTAACTTTTGCCAGTTAAAAGTAATCTTggttcaaaatgaatgaagaaaacgTGAAATTTGTTAAAGTGGTGAAATAAACACGAGCTTTCGAATAAAAGTGCGATGAGACCAATTTTTAGCTAGCTTTCCGAGCATGACGTCATCGTCAATTACGACGACGTCAAGTTTAAGCGaaacaaaatgtattcttttcaaCTCATTGTTCGCTCTTGCAATActcctttaaaaaacgacaaatagTTTTTAATGAACCCTCACTTAATTAGTCATGAATTTCCATGACGTTCAAATCgaagctaaaataaatgtagtcttttgaactcattggcagtacaataaaaaaacgacaataaCCGCTACTAAATGGCGTTCAAATTTGAGCTAAACAAAATCTTCTTAATGATGATCATGATTGAGATGGTCCCCGGAGGGATAGAGTAGACTAGACCAGAGCAGAGACGAGACAGAGTGTCTCTAAAAGGCGACTGGATGGACAGACGCAGACTAAAGTGCTTTAATGAGCGGATCGCCTTTCGCCATTTTATTGTCTGGCCCttcttgttatttatttatttatttcggtGGGCAGATGGAGCCGGACCCTGGCTTGTATTTAGAACAGCCTGTTTTTGTCACTTGGTTCTTCcgacaatagaataacagctggCCAGACTTGAATGGAGGCTTGAGAGCAAGACTTTTTACTTATTATCTATTataacattctttttttccttgGCTGCACTCCTCACGTACATTGTTTCATGCCGCTTCACCTTAAAACGTTCATAATTTCATGCGTTTGGGTAAAGAAAAGCCTTTTAATTTCAAGTAACAATGCAATTAAAACTGCTAAAACAAAACCTGGCAACctcaaaaagtgaaaaatcaaaatgcagtaatccctcgattatcgcgtctTCATTTATCGGGAAATCactactttttgattttttttgtgtgctattAGTTATTTACTGGAAGAattgttttttgtcaaatctCATCACATTACTTGTAAATGAGTTTCGCTCCCGTCGTATCTCATTCCACTATATTTGCGCATATTTCTAGCACGCCGTTAAAGAGGCATTTTAAAGACGTTTCGGCCGGCCTCTCGTCTTAAATTGAGCACGTCGTCATGATGCCGTCATCCTCGCAGCTGAGGCGAAGACGTTTAAAAGCGGTATTTGCTGCCGAAAAGTCCATCTTAAACGCACGTGAAGGTCGCTTGGGAAGAGAATCCAAACCAGATGTCAAGGAAAATTGCTAACATGGAACATTGCAGGAATGTTTTACAAGAGCACCACACaatgttttaatatattatctttttttattgatagaaagaaaaaatgaccTCATGGTGCTATCAGCACGTGCCTTTAAAATTAAATTGGATCATTTTTTGGCTCAAATCCCTTTTCTGGTATCATTGGAAAGTTCTGAATGTCCTCTATAGAGcacaaaatgtattatatatatgacATATTTAGATTTAGAAATGTTTACACATTTCAACTAGTGCTAATCAGGAGGATACGAGACACTTCCACACCCGTAAAATAGCCTTCAAATtgttgaattgtacaatttctcgTGTCTAAGCCACCCCATGATTCACATTTTCTCCTccttattcatggttttaatagtgagtacaaatgtgttactttgagggGAAATACTATTTATGAGATTTTGTATAAATCTGTtccaaaagggtgttgcctgcacgtggagcaatttcaaaatgaagtcatgtgagcagtacaaccaggaagtgtgtccaaaTCTCCAGAaaaaggtaagatggcggcttTCATGCTTAATGCTTGATACGTTTTTTCTCACATTGAATTTCAAGTAACGTGGAATCTTATAGTGTCCTAAAAGAGGAATATTTTCATGGAAGAATAAGATCACTTTTCAGGAAAAAGACCACTTGCTTGCGTGTTTCTTTGCATAATTGTAcgttccttgttttttttctcgtggTTTTCGGCCTGTTCGCTTGCTTGCGTTGGCAAACGTCTCTTGCCCAGGCCCGCCAATTGGGACTTTAGCACGCATCTAATTCACAAAGTACAGATAATAAACCCCGCCAATCTTTATTGAAAAGTTTTGAGCGTAGACCTTTGTGTTGCCTGGATATTTGAAATGGACCGGCGATCTGGGACCGGATCCAATTGCTCCAGTTGTTTCGACAACTGGCACTTTGCCAGTTGTGGCGGCCCGCTTTAGCGCATTTGCCGCGCACACTTGGGCCAATTTTCGACATTTCTCATAGTCAATTTGTGTTATATTTGCAAGTCAGAACATGCAAATTGGTGTATAAAAGACAAAACATGTTCATTCTTTCTTGCTAGGATGGAGATCTTCACCAGCAGTCCAGGGAATCAAACCGTGAGCATTTGTTGCGTGACGGCTCGGGGGAaaatccatacctgtcaactggtacgttctcgccgtaattggtacaactgaaagcccatttttatattggtacgctgtacacatgaaaatggtacgctaaacggtgattttgagaaaaaaaaataaattaaggcactttctagccatttttcaccatccgccataaTGGCCATAAAAGTAAGGGCTTTGAGCGCAAAGAGTTTCCTCGTCCCCGCCTTAAGTCGTCTCTGATTGGGCACGGCGCGGCTCTAAATGCTTTTGATTggcggaaacgcatgtctgccaagtgatatatgtaccggcgcctctgattggctaaaaaaaaaagatcatgataaacatttcgttttgtaacactttcaccatgtgatttccgtttcctgttcccttgtttatgtttactttcatttgatcagctgtttctggtctgtttacaagtcaagaatacactcTTACACGTGGTACAAGTTGATTTATCTGACAATGGCTTCAATGAAAAGGACTTTGAAATTGGCTGAACCAGCAGCaccaaagaaaaagagagaacagcgtggaagaca
Encoded here:
- the mcm2 gene encoding DNA replication licensing factor MCM2; this encodes MADSSESQPLASSPEPVSRRGDLTSSPGRDLPPFEDESEGLLGDSIPMEEDEGGDGEELIGDGMERDYRAIPALDRYEAEGLDLDEEDLSELSPGARAAAEEAMRRRDREQGFSGRLRRGLLYDSDDEDDERPAARRRRLAERAAEGEGDEDEMIESIENLEDMKGHTVREWVSMPAPRLEIYNRFKNFLRTHVDESGHNVFKEKIGDMCKENKESLVVNYEDLAAREHVLAYFLPEAPLEMLKVFDEAAKGVVLAMYPKYERIAHEIHVRICNLPLVEEIRSLRQLHLNQLIRTSGVVSCCTGVLPQLGMVKYDCDKCKFVLGPFFQSQNQEVKPGSCPECQSRGPFEINMEQTVYQNYQRITIQESPGKVAAGRLPRSKDAILLADLVDSCKPGDEIELTGIYHNNYDGALNVANGFPVFATVILANHITRRDQGAAVAELTDEDVKAVVALSKDECVGERIFASMAPSIYGHQDIKRALALALFGGEAKNPGGKHKVRGDINVLLCGDPGTAKSQFLKYVEKVASRAVFTTGQGASAVGLTAYVQKHPVTREWTLEAGALVLADRGVCLIDEFDKMNDADRTSIHEAMEQQSISISKAGIVTSLQARCTVMAAANPIGGRYDPSLTFAENVDLTEPIVSRFDILCVVRDTVDAVQDEMLARFVVGSHVRHHPGNKEAGVIPEDVPPPNSSDVESVPQELLRKYILYAKDKIHPKLNQMDQDKVARIYGDLRKESMATGSIPITVRHIESMIRMAEAHAKMHLRDYVTEDDVNMAIRVMLESFIDTQKFSVVRSMRKSFSRYLSYRKDNNELLLFVLKQLIAERVSYQRNRYGSREDTVEIPEKELLDKARQINIRNLTSFYNSELFRANRFSYDAKKKVLLQEF